One stretch of Thermogemmatispora onikobensis DNA includes these proteins:
- a CDS encoding TetR/AcrR family transcriptional regulator, with protein MEKQHPGKARERRRARTRQRIVSAAEEILCEKGPEALSMRELASRIEYSPAALYEYFGSKEEIVTALCEKTLIGLAETLSKIPPQLPPAERLLRAGLAYLGFARTFPQQYLLTFSSSRGEQDPLRLVEASRAYSLLRQIIADGIDQGVFLPRPDYSLGEMTYHCWAVVHGMAMLRLTLLSSEGQDLEDLHERVLRGLITGLQCP; from the coding sequence ATGGAAAAGCAGCACCCAGGCAAGGCGCGAGAGCGACGGCGTGCTCGCACCAGACAGCGCATTGTGAGCGCAGCGGAAGAGATCCTCTGCGAGAAGGGACCGGAGGCTTTATCAATGCGCGAGCTGGCCAGCCGCATCGAATACAGTCCAGCTGCGCTTTACGAATATTTTGGCAGCAAGGAAGAGATCGTGACTGCTCTCTGTGAAAAGACATTGATAGGTCTCGCCGAGACGCTCAGCAAGATTCCTCCCCAATTGCCACCTGCCGAGCGCTTGCTTAGAGCAGGACTGGCCTATCTAGGCTTCGCCCGTACCTTCCCTCAGCAGTACCTGCTCACCTTTAGTAGCAGCAGGGGCGAGCAAGATCCCCTGCGTCTCGTCGAAGCCAGTCGCGCATATAGTCTCTTGCGCCAGATCATTGCCGATGGCATCGACCAGGGCGTCTTCCTTCCCCGCCCCGACTATAGCCTTGGAGAAATGACTTACCACTGCTGGGCTGTGGTCCACGGGATGGCGATGCTACGCCTTACGCTGCTCAGCAGCGAAGGCCAGGATCTTGAGGATCTGCACGAGCGGGTTCTCCGGGGCCTGATCACCGGCTTGCAGTGCCCCTGA
- a CDS encoding DUF4188 domain-containing protein, with product MAHSIIKQRMTAQIEGSFVVFLIGIRINRPWQLYKWLPVFVAMPRMLKELQRQPELGLLGYHLHVGFPISMVVQYWRSFEQLAAYAGKRDAQHWPAWVAFNRRVGSSGAVGIWHETYCVEAGAYECIYNNMPPYGLGQAGQLVSAVGRKTTAAGRLVRS from the coding sequence ATGGCGCATTCCATCATCAAGCAACGCATGACCGCTCAGATCGAAGGCAGCTTTGTTGTCTTCCTAATCGGCATACGTATCAATCGGCCCTGGCAGCTTTACAAATGGCTCCCGGTCTTTGTGGCCATGCCACGCATGCTCAAGGAGCTTCAGAGGCAGCCCGAGCTTGGCTTGCTCGGTTATCATCTTCACGTCGGCTTTCCCATCAGCATGGTCGTCCAGTACTGGCGTTCTTTCGAGCAGCTCGCTGCTTATGCTGGAAAGCGCGATGCTCAGCACTGGCCGGCCTGGGTCGCCTTTAACCGGCGGGTTGGAAGCAGCGGCGCGGTTGGTATCTGGCACGAAACCTATTGTGTCGAGGCCGGGGCCTACGAATGCATCTATAACAATATGCCTCCCTATGGGCTGGGCCAGGCTGGTCAGCTCGTTTCCGCAGTGGGGCGCAAAACGACGGCAGCTGGGCGGCTTGTCAGAAGCTAG
- the aat gene encoding leucyl/phenylalanyl-tRNA--protein transferase: MADQLDVATVLYAYTRGIFPMADSQGQIHWYAPDPRAILEHERLHVSRSLRATLRKGLYEIRMDSAFAEVMRACAAREETWISETFIQTYTELHHLGLAHSVEAWHAGQLVGGLYGVALGGAFMGESMFSRAPDASKVCLVALVEHLKSRGYILHDVQFLTPHLASLGASEIPRREYERRLRHALQLPCTW; encoded by the coding sequence ATGGCGGACCAGCTTGATGTCGCGACTGTCCTTTATGCCTACACGCGGGGGATCTTTCCTATGGCTGACTCCCAGGGACAGATCCACTGGTATGCCCCAGACCCGCGTGCTATCCTCGAACACGAGCGGCTGCATGTCTCTCGTTCTCTACGCGCTACCCTACGCAAAGGTCTTTATGAGATCCGCATGGATAGCGCCTTCGCGGAAGTGATGCGCGCCTGCGCAGCCCGTGAGGAGACCTGGATTAGCGAAACCTTTATTCAGACCTACACTGAGCTGCACCATCTCGGTCTAGCCCATAGTGTCGAGGCCTGGCACGCCGGTCAGCTTGTGGGGGGTCTCTACGGTGTAGCTCTGGGCGGGGCCTTTATGGGCGAAAGCATGTTCTCGCGCGCCCCCGATGCCTCGAAGGTCTGTCTGGTAGCACTCGTTGAGCACCTTAAAAGCCGCGGCTATATCCTTCACGATGTCCAGTTTCTGACCCCTCACCTGGCAAGCCTGGGGGCCAGCGAGATCCCTCGACGCGAATACGAGCGCCGCCTGCGCCACGCGCTGCAACTGCCCTGCACCTGGTAG
- a CDS encoding glycerate kinase, translating to MRIVIAPQALKGSLTAPEAARAIAGGFQKVLPTAELDLVPIADGGEGTVEALVSATGGQLLHAQVTGPLGEPVEATFGLLGDGQTAVIEMAACAGLPLVPPERRDPRLTTTYGVGELIRAALDSGCRHLIIGIGGSATNDGGAGMAQALGVRLLDAEGKDLPYGGAALAGLARIVPDGIDPRLQECRIEVACDVTNPLCGPQGASAVYGPQKGASPEMVAQLDAALAHYAGIIQRDLGRDVRNLPGAGAAGGLGASLLAFLQATLRPGADLVLEAVGLAKRLQGASLLVTAEGQIDRQTAYGKSVGAVASLAQRCGVPVLALAGSLGEEYQVVYALGVEAVMTLLAAPLSLNEAMTQAASLLADASERAARLLLLGRRLPPLEGFTF from the coding sequence ATGCGTATTGTGATCGCTCCCCAGGCCCTTAAGGGGAGTTTGACGGCTCCCGAGGCCGCCCGCGCCATTGCTGGCGGCTTTCAGAAAGTGCTGCCAACAGCTGAGCTGGATCTCGTTCCTATCGCTGACGGAGGCGAGGGCACCGTTGAGGCTCTGGTCAGCGCCACAGGCGGTCAGCTTTTGCATGCGCAGGTTACGGGGCCTCTGGGCGAGCCAGTGGAAGCGACCTTCGGGCTGCTCGGGGATGGGCAGACGGCGGTGATTGAGATGGCCGCCTGCGCTGGGTTGCCACTGGTTCCCCCGGAGCGACGCGATCCTCGCCTGACTACAACGTACGGGGTAGGTGAGTTGATTCGCGCCGCCCTGGACAGCGGTTGCCGTCATTTGATCATCGGCATCGGCGGCAGTGCGACAAATGACGGCGGGGCCGGCATGGCTCAGGCTCTTGGGGTCCGTTTGCTGGATGCAGAGGGGAAGGATCTTCCCTACGGCGGGGCCGCCCTGGCAGGTCTGGCACGCATCGTGCCCGATGGCATTGACCCACGCCTGCAGGAGTGTCGTATTGAGGTCGCCTGCGATGTGACCAATCCTCTCTGTGGACCCCAGGGAGCCTCAGCGGTCTACGGCCCTCAGAAGGGAGCATCCCCCGAGATGGTCGCTCAGCTCGACGCAGCTCTCGCTCACTATGCCGGGATCATTCAACGCGATCTGGGCCGGGACGTGCGCAATCTGCCCGGGGCGGGAGCCGCCGGCGGACTGGGGGCCAGCCTCCTGGCCTTCCTTCAGGCCACTCTCCGCCCGGGGGCCGACCTCGTGCTGGAAGCCGTCGGCCTGGCCAAGCGTCTGCAAGGTGCCAGCCTGCTCGTGACTGCTGAAGGACAGATCGATCGCCAGACTGCCTACGGTAAGAGTGTAGGCGCCGTGGCCTCCCTGGCCCAGCGCTGCGGGGTCCCCGTCCTGGCTCTGGCTGGCAGCCTGGGAGAGGAGTACCAGGTGGTCTATGCGCTGGGAGTCGAGGCGGTTATGACCTTGCTGGCCGCCCCCCTCTCGCTGAACGAGGCCATGACTCAGGCCGCCTCACTGCTGGCCGATGCCAGCGAACGGGCCGCCCGCCTGCTGCTGCTGGGCCGGCGCCTGCCACCCCTTGAAGGGTTTACTTTCTAG
- the selD gene encoding selenide, water dikinase SelD, producing MSTGRRIRLTSLASCAGUAAKMGPAALAQVLRPLKAQSVPPSLLVGLSAADDAAVYQINEQQAIISTADFFPPVVDDPYAFGAIAAANAMSDVYAMGGEVLMAINLVAWPDDLETELLSEILRGGAETVAQAQAVIAGGHTVSDREPKYGLAVTGSVHPQRIFTKGGAQPGDVLVLSKPLGTGLITTAHKRDQVAEEDLRAAVASMTRLNREASRTLAELAASSGGVHAVTDVTGFGLLGHAWEMASQSLTSMRLAFSALPLLPHAAEYAARGCIPGGTSRNRAYFGPHTHLGQTLDATAETILWDPQTSGGLLAAIAPELWPRLAALRSSVPFWLIGEVTTRHAEEAQVLLEVY from the coding sequence ATGAGCACCGGTCGGCGTATTCGCTTAACCTCGCTCGCCAGTTGCGCCGGTTGAGCGGCAAAAATGGGCCCGGCGGCCCTGGCGCAGGTTCTGCGTCCCCTGAAAGCCCAGAGCGTTCCGCCCTCTCTGCTCGTCGGTTTGAGCGCCGCCGACGATGCGGCAGTTTACCAGATTAACGAGCAGCAGGCGATTATTAGCACGGCGGACTTCTTCCCGCCCGTGGTAGATGATCCTTATGCTTTTGGCGCGATCGCTGCCGCCAACGCTATGAGCGATGTCTACGCTATGGGCGGTGAGGTCCTCATGGCCATTAATCTGGTCGCCTGGCCAGACGATCTGGAGACGGAGCTGTTGAGCGAGATTCTGCGTGGCGGAGCCGAGACAGTAGCTCAGGCCCAGGCCGTCATCGCCGGGGGGCATACAGTGAGCGACCGTGAGCCAAAGTATGGGCTGGCCGTCACCGGTAGCGTTCATCCCCAGCGCATCTTCACGAAGGGCGGGGCCCAACCTGGCGACGTGCTGGTCTTGAGCAAGCCGCTGGGCACGGGCCTGATCACGACAGCCCATAAGCGCGACCAGGTCGCTGAGGAGGATCTGAGAGCTGCAGTGGCCTCGATGACACGCCTCAATCGCGAAGCCAGTCGCACTCTGGCCGAGCTGGCTGCCAGCAGCGGAGGCGTACATGCCGTCACTGACGTGACCGGCTTCGGTCTGCTCGGCCACGCCTGGGAGATGGCCTCTCAGAGCCTGACGAGCATGCGCTTGGCCTTCTCCGCGCTGCCGCTCCTGCCCCATGCTGCGGAATACGCGGCGCGCGGCTGCATTCCAGGCGGGACAAGCCGTAACCGAGCCTACTTTGGCCCCCATACCCATCTGGGCCAGACATTGGATGCTACGGCAGAGACAATTCTCTGGGACCCGCAGACATCGGGCGGTCTGCTGGCGGCAATCGCACCAGAGCTGTGGCCCCGTCTGGCCGCTCTGCGATCCTCTGTCCCATTCTGGCTCATCGGCGAGGTGACAACCAGACATGCTGAGGAGGCACAGGTGTTACTGGAGGTGTATTAA
- the rnc gene encoding ribonuclease III yields MAAGYRALEEALGIEFHDPALLQLALTHRSYIYETPGAGRESNERLEFLGDSILAFVCADFLYRTFPQLNEGELSNLRAALVKTETLAQFARDLNLRSFLLLGKGEQQSGGSQRVLASAFEALLGAIYLDQGLEAVRGVIIPRVEPLARTIVEKRLFKDSKSLLQELAQAREGITPSYRLVSQEGPSHNREFTVEVLLGERVIGRGQGRNKQAAEQEAAHAALDSRGWL; encoded by the coding sequence ATGGCAGCAGGATATAGAGCACTGGAAGAGGCCTTGGGTATCGAGTTTCACGACCCTGCACTGTTGCAACTGGCTCTCACCCATCGCTCCTATATCTATGAAACCCCCGGCGCCGGGCGCGAGTCGAACGAACGCCTGGAGTTTCTCGGCGATTCCATCCTGGCTTTTGTCTGTGCTGATTTCCTTTACCGCACTTTTCCTCAGCTCAATGAGGGCGAGCTGAGCAATTTGCGGGCCGCTTTGGTGAAGACCGAGACCCTCGCTCAGTTTGCACGTGATCTGAATTTGCGTTCGTTCCTGCTTCTCGGTAAAGGCGAACAGCAGAGCGGAGGCAGCCAGCGCGTGCTGGCCTCGGCTTTCGAGGCCCTGCTGGGGGCGATCTACCTCGATCAAGGGCTGGAGGCAGTGCGTGGCGTAATTATCCCCCGCGTGGAGCCACTGGCCCGCACTATTGTTGAGAAGCGCCTCTTTAAGGATAGCAAATCCTTACTCCAGGAACTGGCACAGGCCCGCGAGGGCATCACTCCCTCCTATCGGCTGGTCAGCCAGGAAGGCCCTTCTCACAACCGTGAGTTCACTGTTGAGGTGCTCCTGGGCGAGCGGGTTATTGGGCGTGGTCAGGGACGCAATAAACAGGCAGCCGAGCAGGAAGCCGCCCACGCAGCTTTGGATAGCCGCGGCTGGCTGTAG
- the rpoN gene encoding RNA polymerase factor sigma-54 yields MRLEPTPRPEQTLRVSARLITASTILHLSSDELERCITQEQTENPALEVQEQRVCLFCGALLRGSSSVCSSCGHYAPAGAPEGSATPPGENDAGAAWERFLQPFYDMDNYGFVEADAEAEDDPLARIATSEPLAERLLQQLEALIPPEEAPIAEHLVGNLNERGYLEISTAEISRYLDVPLERVEYVLKQLQTLEPVGIGARDLRECLLIQLEALAEQETPHPLARTLIERYLDRLGRSQYQEIARELKVPEQEVRAASAYIRSRLYPFPAHTYRLDSHLPQRESSAMYVRPDVIIRRGDNGFEVEVIEEKRYHFVVNRGYQAADGERASPALQRYFSQQSDRARFFIDCVQRRWRTLKQVAEVVVEQQRDFLEKGIRYLRPLTRAEVAARLGLDEGTVSRATANKYALLPNGRLIPFSDFFDSSLGVKDILREIIQQEAPQRRLSDEELRRLLAERGIHLARRTVTKYREEMGIGSSRER; encoded by the coding sequence ATGCGACTGGAGCCAACGCCGCGTCCAGAGCAGACCCTGCGAGTCAGCGCGCGGCTGATCACAGCGAGTACGATCCTGCATTTGTCTTCTGATGAGTTGGAGCGCTGCATTACACAAGAGCAGACCGAAAATCCAGCCCTGGAGGTTCAGGAGCAGCGCGTCTGCCTCTTCTGCGGGGCCTTGCTCCGCGGTAGCAGCAGCGTTTGCTCCTCGTGCGGCCACTATGCCCCAGCAGGGGCCCCAGAGGGCAGCGCTACGCCCCCCGGCGAGAATGACGCCGGCGCCGCCTGGGAGCGCTTCCTCCAGCCTTTCTACGATATGGATAACTACGGCTTCGTCGAGGCTGACGCCGAGGCCGAGGACGATCCTCTGGCGCGTATCGCCACCTCAGAACCCCTGGCTGAGCGTCTTCTTCAACAGCTGGAAGCCCTTATTCCTCCTGAAGAGGCCCCCATCGCTGAGCACCTGGTAGGGAATCTGAACGAGCGAGGCTATCTGGAGATCAGTACGGCAGAGATCAGCCGCTATCTCGATGTCCCGCTCGAACGGGTCGAGTATGTCCTCAAGCAGCTCCAGACCCTGGAACCAGTAGGCATCGGCGCCCGCGACCTACGCGAGTGCCTGTTGATCCAGCTGGAAGCGCTAGCCGAGCAGGAAACGCCCCATCCACTGGCCCGCACGCTCATCGAGCGCTATCTTGATCGCCTGGGACGCAGCCAGTACCAGGAGATCGCCCGCGAACTAAAGGTGCCTGAGCAGGAGGTCCGCGCCGCAAGCGCTTATATCCGCAGCCGCCTCTATCCTTTCCCTGCCCACACCTACCGCCTCGATAGCCATCTCCCTCAGCGCGAGAGTAGCGCCATGTACGTGCGCCCAGATGTCATTATCCGCCGCGGCGATAACGGCTTCGAGGTCGAGGTCATCGAAGAGAAGCGCTATCACTTCGTGGTCAACCGCGGCTACCAGGCTGCAGATGGCGAGCGCGCAAGTCCCGCCCTGCAGCGCTATTTCTCTCAACAGAGCGATCGGGCGCGCTTTTTCATCGATTGTGTTCAGCGCCGCTGGCGCACGCTGAAACAAGTGGCAGAGGTCGTTGTCGAACAGCAACGCGATTTTCTAGAGAAAGGGATTCGCTACCTGCGCCCCTTGACCCGGGCCGAGGTGGCGGCCCGCCTCGGCCTCGACGAGGGTACGGTGAGCCGCGCCACCGCCAACAAGTACGCCCTGTTGCCTAATGGGCGCCTGATCCCTTTCTCCGACTTTTTTGATAGCTCGCTCGGCGTCAAGGATATTCTGCGCGAGATCATTCAGCAGGAGGCGCCTCAACGGCGCCTGAGCGATGAGGAGCTGCGCCGCTTGCTGGCCGAGCGCGGCATTCATTTGGCCCGCCGTACCGTGACCAAGTACCGGGAGGAGATGGGGATAGGCTCCTCACGGGAGCGCTGA